TCACAAATAAATGAGCACCTATGTAAATAGTCACTTCTAGTCCATCCTGCAGCAACTGGATTTCATCACAACCTCTGCTGCTACTCACAAAGCTCTCTTCCACTCCCACCAGAGTTGCTGAGACTGAAGCCCCTGTCTACCCTCAGTAAGGCTGACGACTGCAGGAGCTACCCAGAGATTGAAACCTCCATTCCTTTTCCCTTACTCCTGCCAGGTCTCAAAAAGGGTTAGCCCTCATGACTTAAGCTGCTTTTGTTGGTGTTGCAGCTCTGCTTTAGGTTTTACTTTTGTAAATTGGCCCAGGAACTTTAtcgattattttaaataatttttcaatggaaaaatgtatttatagagTTTCAAAGTATCCATTTAGAAATTAGTTTTTTATATCTCAGTAAATAGTACAATATTCAGCCTATTTGCTCAGGCCAAAATTCTAAGCATCATTCTAGAGTCCCTTTTCCTACATCTAATCCATCTGTAAGTCCTGTTGGTTCTTCTGACATATTGagctctctccatctccactgccacaACACGCGTCTTTCATCAGAACTGCTATAGTAGCTTCCTGATTGATGTCATTATAGTTGATTTTCCACAGCAGCCTCAGTCATCTTTTAATATCATAAATCAGATCAAGTCTCTATGCTTAAAACCTTCCAATGGCTTCCTAGTGCAATCTGAATAAAATCCAACTCCTGCCTGTGGCATTCTAGGCTACATGACCTAGCCCTTGCCtatctttctgattttattttcctcctcctttcccattGTTCACTCTTCTTTAGCCATACTGGCCTGCATTCTTTCTCTAAACATAACAGGTTCACTCTTGTTTCATTTTGCTGGGATCACTCTTCCCTAGATCTTCCCATGGGTCTCATTTCATATGTCACCTCTTCATAGGGGCCTTCCCTGAACATTCTGATAAAGTAGTGCTTAGCTCCCATCCAGTGCTCTgatcaatgtattatttttttcttaatacccTTATCCGATTTGAATGACcgaatttatatatttattgacttttctCTCCCACTATAATGTATGCTCCTTGCAGTAAGAACTTGATCTTTTTCATTCCTGGATTCTAGGACTCTAGTACACTTACATAGAGGCATTTGATTCTTAATTATGTCATAATCTCCAGTTTCAGAATATCTTTAGACTTTATTGTTGGGGTAGTAGGTATTGTTAAAAAAAGCATTCCTTATAATGTTTGAAAGTTGTTATAAAACACTAAATTGTCTTgaagttataaattattttttattagaaaatttttgaaatataatgtgTTGAAATGATAAAAGCTGGATATTGGAAAGAATAAGACGTGGCTAGAACTGACCTTCAAAAATCTGGATTAGGCTAACAGACACAACTCTGAGCAGTATTGTTAATCATTACTATTAAGTCAGCAATTTCTTATGTGGGTTTTAGTTAGGGTACTGTGGATTGGAAGACATGCGATTGCAGTTGCCAGATGCAAGCCATGCTAACCCTtctgtttggttatttttcagGGTACAGCTCGCAGAAAGAAGAAGGTGGTACATAGAACAGCTACAGCTGATGACAAAAAACTTCAGAGTTCTCTAAAAAAACTGGCTGTGAATAATATAGCTGGTATTGAAGAGgtatgatcactttgtaaattgttAAATTATGTAGACGAATAGCACATTCACAAATCATTATCCAtacttttcaaatgtaaaatatcagCTTACATTTGGACTCTGATATTGTCAATCAGATGTCTTTGATTGATTGCAGCTGTTAAATTTGCTTATTGTATAAAATTGGATGATTgtccaaaaaaaataattttagtagaCAGCTAAGGAATTCATCATACTTGTCAGACTCAAAGTTTTTGCATGTATGACAAAATTATGGAACTCATCttgaatttaaatgtaagataGTTTTTCTAATAATACAGAATAAAGAAACCCTATGATTTCATTAAATAAAGTGGACTTTTTTCCCATAAGAGCACCATTCTAATCTACAAAGTCTCTCTAATTACTGCCTCAGCCAAGAAGCTCTAGCAATAGCTTTCCGTGGATTAGATTTCTTGCTAGTcctctttcaaaaatttttgttaaatttttaaaatcattttattatattttgatgaTACTACTTTCCTCAAATATGAAGGCAAAGATTGATGTTACTTCAaaagacactcaagaaaaatTATCACATCAACTATTTGTGATCTGTTAGCTATCTAGATCCACTTCTACCTAATGATTCCATTTCTGATAATTACCAATGTTTAAATTTTCACTGCTATAAGTTAGATTTAATTATATCATTACTATCTGTGGTACCACCTCACCAAAGAGAGGGAAAGTACATGCCTTATATCCTGTATTAGTGAGCAACTATCATACAGAATTCATTATTTACACCATTATAGATAAAAGAAATCCCCGTCAGTGTTTCCAAGgacattgcttttttttcctttttcagatgtTAATACAGGTGTTATTTCCTCTCAGAAGCCTTCCTGGTAGCACACATACACATTTGTACAAAGAAGGGTTAGGTGCTTTCCCTATGTGCCTTATAATGCCCTGCATCGACTTTTGTTATAGCATTTATTAAACTGAATTGTGAATTCCTTTTTGTTGGTGTTGCCAATACAGTTCTAAGGTGTTGCCTTTTGAGGAGTCATTGCTCCAGAACATCACACAGAAAGTTGATGGTACATAATAGGCATGTACACACTCTCATTGTGCACCCGTGTAAATGCTATCTTCCAGCCCTCACAAACTAGTTGTATAGAGAAAATATGCATGAAGATAATTAACAATGTAAGGTAGCAGCTGTCAAATTTCTAATATTTGAACTTAAGATGGggagaatttttactttttccttctttccctttctaaaGTTGAATTTTAGAACCaagatatttatacttttataatgcTTTGCAgatctgaaataattttgttgaGGAATATCTGGTATGCTATATATAATCTGGCTTGCGTGAAACATTATGTTTTCTGttactatatttaaaacaatttttttcaattttttctaaagaaaatgacaCACATTTGGTTTAAAAACAGCTGTTAGGAGGGGAAGGAAGctattacattaaatgtatatgTGAAAACATGTACAGTATACAGAAACACtaagatatgaaaaaatatgtatgttagaATAGACAAAACATTAATTACAATTTTGTTATGTTTAATTTGGGATGTTTTAAACTTGTTTCACAGTGCTGAACTCTGAAGAATatactatctttttgtttttgggCAGTTTAAGAAGAGCAGgtaaaaacttttgaaaagagaagacactattGCCAAAAGTAATAATACTATGTTTTCTGTACTTACGACCTACGAAACATCAAAAAAGTAGAAAGCCTTCAGTTTGGTGGGTGAGGAGCAGGAAGATCAGTGGTGGGTTTCAAATCACATTGAATGTACTTCGCCAAGTAAAGTTCTAATCTTACTTTCTAGGCTGTCAGTATTGGTGATTCCCTGCCCCCAAAACGTAATTTATGTCCTCTTCAGAAACTTGAAAAACCTGAAGGAGTGTTTGGATTAAGACAGGCTTCTCTggtctttcatttattctttagtttGTTGATTTGCTGTAATAATTATAATCATATATAGATTTCTTTTACATGTTACCAAAGACAGATAAATCCAAAGCTGAAAAAAAGTAAGGGACAGGGGAGTCAGAGACTGTTTCATATAAAATCAAGTTTTAGGAAGGAATTCCTAGGTGAACTCCAAGAATATAACCCAGAACTAAATTTCTGGAAATGTCTTACGTTCTGTGACATTTGAAGATATTTGGATGTGCTTCTTATTTGGTAATCGAGTTGGATATAGTGATAGCTGTCACCTTTCTTGCCCTGATAACATGACTCTATCAATAATAGGAGCTGTTCCATAatcatttttcatgattttataagatttatttgattaaaaatgttatcaaaaatCTGCATCTCTGGTTCAGATGGCCTCGTTGTTTCATGGAGTTTTACTATTCCATTCAGAGGACAGCTTCTATCTTTACTAGGGTATAATTCTGCCTGTATGAAATTTTGTCTATCTTTCCAGTCATAAGTAATCAATCCTTTCTCTGTACTTCCTTCCATTGCCCTTAGCTTAAATTGCTCttctataatacatttattattagCTCATATTGTGGGGGCAGGTAGTCTGTTTTTAGTAGATGATAATGAGTCTTGACAGCAGGAAccatgtttgtttattgtttatagcATGCTCACTTGCATGATGAGATATCTGTCTTGGGCCTATTAGGAGGAATTATTCTACAACAAGTTAGCCATAGGACGCTGGAGTCCAGGAGAAAGCTTAGGGCCGGAAATGTAAATTTTGTAATTGTACACATAAGttttactgtttatattttcctcttcctgGTTCTTATTTTTGCCTGAACCACTTGTACTGAAGGAGGACCTAAAGTTACTGGCTGACCCTTACCACAGTTCCTTCTTCCTCCAAGTAGAGCCTCAAGTGCCAATGTTTCAACACCTCTGAGTGCAGGAGAGTAAAAGGGAAGCACCATAGCCCATTCACTTTATTATTCCAAAACAGCTttactttgtctttatttcctgctttttttttttttttactatattttattgtggtaaaataaataaaacataaaattttcagttttatccatttttaagtgtacaattcagtggcattaattacaatCACAATGTTATACAACCAACACCATTACCTATttacaaaatttttcattattccaaacagaaactccttacccattaagcaataactcctgtttccctctccctcagTCCCTGATAACGTCtgacctactttctgtctctgtggatttgcccaCTGTAGATATTTCATACAAGTGGAATACAGTATTGcccttctgtatctgcttcctttACTTAGCATACAtactgttttcaaagttcatccatgttgtagcatgtgtcagaacttcacTCCTTTTATAggcgaataatattccattgtatggatagtaCCACATTtaatctattcatctgttgatgaacatcttttgtttttaaaatagcttccCCACccaatataaatgtatattgtcAGTGTAGAAAATTAGGGGTATGtagaaaatatgaagaagaatATTAACATTCAATCATAATCCCATTAAACAGAAATAACTACTATTAGTCTtgtatttcccatttttatatgcatatattttttattttattatttttttaaggagggtacggctcacagtggcccttttggggatcgaaccgacaaccttggtgctaccagcaccacgctctaaccaactgagctaaccagccaccctgtatgcatatatttttatacatacatttCTGAGACTGTTAGATGTACAacttggaatctttttttttctagatagtattatattataaaaattgtttcataTCATTAAAATACTCTTCTTAATCATCAGTCTAGATGTCTACATATAGTCCAATATCTGGATACACCATAActtaacatttctttattatacATTGTAATGCTTTGCTAATAAAAGAATACATGTTGGactttaatgtatataaatagtTAACCTTCATCTCTGATTTCCTTCAGATAGATTTTTGGAAATACAATTACTGGCTGAAAGAGCATGAACATTTTTAGAACTCttcatattgccaaattgcttttcaaaaaggGTATACCATTTTACACTATTTACAGCATAGCTGTGGAGAATTCATTTCATTAGACTCTTGCCACCAGAGCGTAAGAGAAAATGATCCCAGCATATCATATAGTGTTATGACAGCTGTTAGCTTTAGCTTACATCAACAATAATAGGTTATACTTCATATTAGCCTTTAGAAATAAGCAGTACTGAGCTTTTTAGAAGGATTGAATGAGAAAGGTACTCATGGGAGTGTGTACAAAACCCATAATCCTCAAAATATGACTCACAACATCCCAGATACTTACATgccttatattttaaatgttatttcaccCCATTAATATATAGGAGGaaggcaataaaaatgaattttttttgttaaatatttgagTGCCACTGCATATAGGAAGGAGTGgcaataaaatttgattttaagacAACTGTCAATTCTCAGAACTGCAGCTACCCGGGCTAGTGGGGAGACTTACATACAAGAAAATCACAGCAGAAAAATTGAAACCTCTTCTCTGAACTGAGAGGGCAGTTATCAGTAAGAGCTATGGAGTCAAATATAACTTTGTGAGCTTCCTGTAGCCTTAAAAACTTACTGCTGTGTAAGAATAAAACAAGCATCAGATTTATGAGATAGAAGGCTGCTGTGATTTTTGTGTGCCCTACTCAGAAGCCAgtgaaggcagggatttttaaAGTGTTGATAGCAGCATAATAGTGCCACCCAGCAGTTGCCAGAAATGATTTAATGGCCCTAAATTCTGTAGGACAGTCAGGCTGATTCTGAAAGGTCAGAACAATAGGAAAAGTCAGGCCAAAGATACAGCCCAGGAGGCTCTGGGCATCTTCATTGGCGGCATTACTGATGCTATTTCTAAACCTTGCATTTGGATGCTGAGGTCTGACAGCATccattattttagaataaattgtATAGGAGgtgtccattcattcagcaaatttaAGTGACTGTTGTGGGCTGGACACTTGGGGGCGTACTGTGTCTCGTAAGGCATGGTCTCTGATCTCAAGTTCACCTTCCAGTAAGGTCAAAGACTTGAAAACAATTATACTCcaacaatttaatttaatttaatttaattgtaatacCCATGAAGTGCAGAAGTTGCATAAACCACCTTGAATTTTCACAAAGAAGCATCTGACTCAGGACTTGGATAAATGGGACTTTGCAAGGTGGAGAAGCCGAAAAATGTTCTAAATAGTGCAAACTGCATATGTAAATGCACTAGGCATGAGAGGACAGAATACTTTCTGGTAATTATAAGACATGTCAGTATTTttagagggaaaaataagagCAAGGGCATCTGGTATTTTGGATTGGGGTCTCAAAAATGCTTCCTCCTCTGCTCAAGTAGCATACTTTACTTTCAAGTACCTGTTAAGTGGGAAAAACATTTTGACATAAAGGAGCTATTTGATTGATTGAAAAAGGGGCCTGAGTGCTGATATAGTAGCTAGTTTAATAGTCTTTGTTTACTTGTCTGCTCCTTGTTCTTATACTGTGTATAGATTATATGTCTTATTTAAACCAAACATCAGTAAATCACTGGAAAAAGTGAATTCTCCATATGAAATGCATACAGTTTACTTTGTGAATTTAACAAATTCCTTATTCCTGCTTTTACCTCTAAAAGGGAAGTGTCTTAACTGACCAGCCCAACAATTCATCCTTTGATAGTTTCTAATAGCTTGTGTCTAGAAGCCTTATATAACCGTCATTGCTCAGTAGAGAGGAAGgaatgttagaaataaaatattctggcCTTTTTAACTTCTAATATTTCATTCTCTctattctaaaattaaactcTCCACCCCTTTCTGGACCTTTTTATTCATGAAGCTTCATCTTTTATAAAACCCCATTTAAAACAAccattaataaatttatttctgtttcacagTCTGAGATGGCATTCATCTTGCTTTTCACACTAAACTCAAACAACATATTTCAAACTACAAAGACCTACAACAGGATGTTGGAAAAGAAGCTTGAACAGAaggaaaattcataaaatttgtttattctttttggcCCCATGTTAGCCTCTTACTTATTCTGTAGCCAGATATTATCCATATGTCTGTGCTGTTTTCCTTTTGCATTCTCAATTTAGCCtatattctgaaataaataattctttagtAAGCTTTCATGGGGCCACAGAATTGAATTTTTATaggcaaataaatgttttaagaatgCTAATGACATTGTAGGAAGGATACCAAACATAATGTTAAGAAACCCAAGTTCAAGTTCTGAGTTTGCATATACTTGTATTTTGGTATGTTGCTTAACCAAGAGCTCGtctttagtatttatttctttaacaacaGATTTGGACTAGAAGACCTTTAAGTTCAACAAATATATGgcctgaaaaaaggaaaacccacaCAAATGTGTGGCCTTTTTTGGAACAAAATTGATTTCAAATCTCTTGTGATTTTAGGGTGTAAATTTGAAAAACTCAAATTGCAATATTTGAGACTCCTTTTCACACCTGGAAGTATTATAAAAATCCTTTATTAATAAATTACATGGTTTGGTCTTGATTTAGAAACTATAGTCCTACcatatgtttattcttttcactAAAAATATGTGATTCTAGGATAGATCCAGAGCAACGTCCCATTTCATCTCCACTATGCCACCTCCTTCTCAAGCCATTTCTCTCCCAGATTTTTAGCCACTTTAACATTAAACCTTTCTAACTAAGCTATAATTATCTTCagaactatataatttattttttaaagttaatataaagtatttttaactcACGATATTTGTTCAGAACAGCTGcattgaatgcttactgtgtaTAATACACATAATAGAACTTTAAGTACAGTACTGAGAGAGGGAAGGGTACAGAATTGAAAGTGATCTTtgtcataaaaaaacaaaaaagggaaatgatTTGTGGGGTTTAGTTATAGTTTTCTAGGggatttgcctttattttctctgtgttccaGGTCTTGCCTGAAATTTAGAagcccctttcttccccttcctttctggTGCTGTCTGTCAGTGGTGGTGATCACCTCTGAGGAAGAAAAGCCCACTTCCACTGACTATGGAGAACACTCAGCATCTCTGCTTGATTGTGACAAGGGCAGTTTTTGGATGGATCATGAAATGCTTCTAAAGTAGCCAAGTGTTAAATCTCCTAACCTTTTTATACAATAAGCATGTTACCACCAAGGTAACTCACCCAGTGGAGTCAACTATATAGTGGAATCACATTATTTACACATTTAACTTAGGCAAATTCAACTCTACTAAAACacagaaagtgagagagaaaaataacttttaaatagcTCGTGTTCAACCTTCCTTTTCAGTAAGTCTCAGACAATAGATTAAATCAAATCTGAAACAGTCAATTCATATTGGTGAAAGCTATAGAAAGACTATGAGGATGGTTTTAAAGGTTTCCCAGTAATTAATAAAGCATGCTCAAGTGGCCAGGCAAGTGGGTGGGAGAGACATTTACAAGGTTTACTAAAGGTTGAGAAACAATACTTTAGAATTAGAAGAACTGACAAAATCCTCTTCAAGGAATGACATGATGAAAAcaagaaatttttataaatttactaaatGTACAAAGGAGTGAAACACCTGATTGATTAAATTTCTGAGTGTTCTTTACGGATTTTCAGTGGTTATTTTTGCCATACTATATTACCTCGTTATAACCTGTTCCCTAAGTGAGAGGCTGTCCCACCAAATGGTATCTGTACCAATTTAGTTTAGTGTATAAATTGAATAAGATAAATAGATATTTCATTAAGAAGCCAGTTGTTAGCtgattgttatattatttttaaatgtgggcATGAACTTCTTTTTCATAGAAGTATTCGAATTTAAAATCTAGATTCTTTGACCATCCTAGTAATTTGTGCTATTTACACCATTTTACTTTGTTGCGAGGGTCTTTATCCACCCATATGCACTGCTTAGATAATTACTACCTTGGGATTACAAAACTACCAAGCACAAATACATAATTGgctaaactgttttttaaaaagatacttttaGTTGTACCTAATATgtgaagtatatttttcttttgtgatcaTACAGGTAAACATGATTAAAGATGATGGGACAGTTATTCATTTCAACAATCCCAAAGTCCAAGCTTCCCTTTCTGCTAACACCTTTGCAATTACTGGTCATGCAGAAGCCAAACCAATCACAGAGATGCTACCTGGAATATTAAGTCAACTTGGTGCTGACAGCTTAACAAGTCTTAGGAAGTTAGCCGAACAGTTCCCTCGGCAAGGTAGGTGTTGCAATTTAGTACCTCTTTTCCGCCCCACTTTAAAGAAACTAATGATTTAAAAGGTGTCCTATTTTATATTGGAAGGATTtgcctgtatatatatattttgcttttataatgTTACTTATGTGCTTCataaatttttcagtttgtttctttaataattatGCAATGTGGCATAAGAATATTTGGGTACATTTTGATAGTAATATAGAATGTTGAGAGTAATTACCTAAAAGGAAAGTGCCAGGATCTGCAGGCCACATTTTATAAACAATCAATTTGATACTCACTTCTGACTAATGACAAGAACATAGTGTTATCACAgaactgtatttttgttttaacattgttAACTGTACTATAGATGCAGCAACCATACGTTCTGAATTTCCAAGATAGTTCTGGTTTCAAATGTGTCTTGTGACCCCTAAAAATCAAAGAGCCTATTATTTCAGTGCTTATACTACATAGATACTCTCTTACAcgaaaagagatggaaaaaatcttgaatattgattttttaatttggagaatATGGAGTTTGGAGAATAAATTAACTATACTGTCTTTATTCAGACTAATCTGTATTACTCCATTTAAATTTTACCATCACTGCCCATTGAAATTGCCAGCTGTATTTAGTATATGTCCAATGAAGTTaaaatttaagtgatttttatggCATTAGATTAGACaatgttttgccttttctgaacGATTATATCAGATTTAGACAGGAGAAAAGGATAAACAGTATAAGTGTCTGTAGATGTCTTTGTTCTCAGtgactaattttaaaacaatctttttgTAGTGTTGGATAGCAAAGCACCAAAACCAGAAGATATTGACGAGGAGGATGATGATGTTCCAGGTAAGTgacatttctttagttttcaggtTTTTAGCATTCTGCTTATCTCATTAATTCATTGCATAATGACTTACAGTTTTGGGTTGATGAGCTCGTGAATTTAAATTGATTCACAATGATGAGGCTATGAtctaatgaaaaagaataaaagcccTCTCATTTAGAACTTAGAATCAAAAACTGTCACACAAAGCTCTGCTGCctgcatttattattttggaatCACTGTGATTATAAATTTGTATAGTTATCGTTATTACATTTCTGTGGGAATTTTGATTGACATATGAAAATGCTGTTCACTTAGTAGTTTGCATTGACCAAAAAAAGATTAACATTTCCTTAGTATTACTGTTTTAAGCAGATAAATGAAGCATTATTAGTGAAATGCCACCAATTCATTTCTGCCCCTTGTCCTGTATATTTTGAGGCTAATTCTAGTagcaataattttgtttttattggggttaGAATAAAATACAGGAATTTACCTCATTTATATCCTTAACTCATGTACTTTTTTTTCAGATCTCGTAGAAAATTTTGATGAGGCATCAAAAAATGAAGCTAACTAAAATCTCTCTGGTTTTTGGAAGCTGGCATGGACTAGATTTAACAGATCAGCTTGTGGTTCCAAAGTTTTACAGACACGGAGAACATCAACTGTTACTAGTtcagtaatataaatattttgtatattaataatgCTGTTTGTTCAGCATTTTTTGGTCATTTGATTTTGCATTTTGCACTTCCTCCCAGGATCTGTTCTTTTGGTCAAAATACGAAGTATTGATGCAGTTTGAGggtgttttgatttttgattcttggctttttctttcattttttttgtttggggtatttttggtgtatgtatgtgtatgtatgcgtgtgggtatgtgtgtataCAGTGGAGAGCAAATTGGAAAACAGTTCTATttatcctcttccttcccccaatagaaataaaacaaatctttacatttgttactttttatttttttctaagaatgcACAGAATTAATGAAAAGTGAGTATTTTGGATTTCAAATCTGAGGAGATTTTATCcttggacattttattttaattcgcttggttaatgtatttttcatacaTGTCTCTGGGTTTAAAACGTCTTGAGATATTTTCACCAGCTTCATGCTGGTGTAAATGGGCAGCATATCTTTGGTGCAGTTGCCTTAGTTTCACTTACCTAGTCAGACCCAGAAGAATTTCTTCTACTAGCTTCCTTCCTAAATGCCGTTTTTCCTCTCCTATTGATTTCTAGTTGGCTTGGTCAGCTTTCGGTAATGCTCTAAtgctcttcctccccttccccctagACTCAGAAGGGTGTTCTCCATATAGAGTTAAGTGAGTGCCTAATCCTTTTTGTAAGACTTTGTTCCCTCATCTTGAGGAATAACAGCTTCATCTTCAACTTTTTATTTCCCCCTTGATTTTACAGTTTGGTAGATTTCAAACTGGAATAGCTAGCATGTGCTTGCTAAATAATTTTACGCCAGACTTATCCTGTATCCTAGCTGTTCTTAATAGCAGGTGCAAAAATGCCTCTCTTTCAGCAAGGTTGAAATTGGGAATGTCCTttttg
The Rhinolophus ferrumequinum isolate MPI-CBG mRhiFer1 chromosome 9, mRhiFer1_v1.p, whole genome shotgun sequence genome window above contains:
- the BTF3L4 gene encoding transcription factor BTF3 homolog 4 isoform X1 yields the protein MNQEKLAKLQAQVRIGGKGTARRKKKVVHRTATADDKKLQSSLKKLAVNNIAGIEEVNMIKDDGTVIHFNNPKVQASLSANTFAITGHAEAKPITEMLPGILSQLGADSLTSLRKLAEQFPRQVLDSKAPKPEDIDEEDDDVPDLVENFDEASKNEAN
- the BTF3L4 gene encoding transcription factor BTF3 homolog 4 isoform X2 yields the protein MIKDDGTVIHFNNPKVQASLSANTFAITGHAEAKPITEMLPGILSQLGADSLTSLRKLAEQFPRQVLDSKAPKPEDIDEEDDDVPDLVENFDEASKNEAN